One region of Campylobacter concisus genomic DNA includes:
- a CDS encoding ABC transporter substrate-binding protein, whose product MLAGELLKSHFSKFDLVAVLSKFLEQSHFDKEKFDLLKQNNFKILDKNIKQEIVGTTGFKEFFDDKFQSFLCELMQSKVLIVSGKEYKFSELEIYTCFDANTYKRQCEAGEIYFHNFGFDISFKSEPSLYGGVLVRSLKPLNGQNFIFGPRKCALHILNSKISNLNFDLKEVDFRKDEITFTPRIRSFSDENQQKNDCLRAFTAEFEKALEFDENYKKRLNAYKKG is encoded by the coding sequence ATGCTAGCTGGTGAGTTGCTTAAAAGCCATTTTTCTAAATTTGATCTGGTGGCAGTGCTTAGTAAATTTTTAGAGCAAAGTCATTTTGATAAAGAAAAATTTGATCTGCTCAAACAAAATAACTTTAAAATTTTAGATAAAAATATAAAGCAAGAGATAGTTGGTACTACTGGTTTTAAAGAGTTTTTTGACGATAAATTTCAGAGTTTTTTATGCGAGCTTATGCAAAGTAAAGTTTTGATTGTTTCTGGCAAAGAGTATAAATTTAGCGAGCTTGAAATTTATACTTGTTTTGACGCAAATACCTACAAAAGGCAGTGTGAGGCAGGAGAGATTTACTTTCATAATTTTGGCTTTGACATATCTTTTAAAAGCGAGCCATCGCTTTATGGTGGCGTTTTAGTAAGAAGCCTAAAGCCTTTAAACGGGCAAAATTTTATCTTTGGACCAAGAAAATGTGCCTTACATATCTTAAATAGCAAAATTAGTAATTTAAATTTTGATCTAAAAGAGGTTGATTTTAGAAAAGATGAGATTACTTTTACGCCACGTATTAGATCATTTAGCGATGAAAATCAGCAAAAAAATGATTGCCTTAGAGCATTTACTGCTGAGTTTGAAAAAGCCTTAGAGTTTGATGAAAATTATAAAAAGAGATTAAATGCCTATAAAAAGGGGTGA
- a CDS encoding TPM domain-containing protein, with protein sequence MKKIFALLFFTFCFCFAINFNEQINDEAQIFSKNEKAELLSLVQNYEQNSTTQIAIVTLKSLENKSIEEISLEVARGYKLGQKQSNNGVLLIIAPNDRKVRIEVGYGLEGVLTDAISSQIINDVIVPKFKQGDMGGGVIEGIRAIIKVASGEEFESESDEEEIPFGIVAFFAGMISCFISGFLGKFFMRVGFSACFAGLISTVFEQFSSVQNYFIVFAIVFVIFFIILKNAFKKNTQSKNTHSDFGRDRSDSNSSGNGHSSSSRGGGFSGGGGGFGGGGASGSW encoded by the coding sequence ATGAAGAAAATTTTTGCTCTTTTATTTTTTACATTTTGCTTTTGTTTTGCCATAAATTTTAACGAGCAGATAAATGATGAGGCTCAAATTTTCTCTAAAAATGAGAAAGCTGAGCTTTTAAGCTTGGTGCAAAATTATGAGCAAAATAGTACGACGCAAATTGCTATCGTGACGCTTAAATCACTAGAAAATAAAAGCATAGAAGAGATCTCCCTTGAGGTAGCTAGAGGCTACAAGCTGGGACAAAAACAAAGCAACAACGGAGTGCTTTTAATAATCGCTCCAAACGATAGAAAAGTACGTATAGAAGTTGGTTATGGACTCGAAGGTGTGCTAACTGACGCTATATCAAGCCAGATCATAAATGATGTGATAGTGCCTAAATTTAAGCAAGGCGATATGGGCGGTGGCGTGATAGAGGGCATAAGAGCCATCATAAAGGTAGCTAGTGGCGAAGAATTTGAAAGCGAGAGTGATGAAGAAGAGATACCGTTTGGAATAGTTGCCTTTTTTGCTGGCATGATCTCGTGTTTTATCTCTGGCTTTTTAGGTAAATTTTTTATGCGAGTTGGCTTTAGCGCGTGTTTTGCAGGGCTGATATCTACGGTATTTGAGCAATTTTCTAGCGTGCAAAATTACTTCATTGTCTTTGCCATTGTGTTTGTAATATTTTTTATTATTTTAAAAAATGCCTTTAAAAAAAATACTCAAAGCAAAAATACACACAGTGATTTCGGGCGTGATAGATCAGACTCAAATAGCAGTGGCAACGGCCATTCAAGCAGTTCAAGAGGTGGTGGCTTTAGTGGCGGCGGAGGCGGTTTTGGCGGAGGTGGAGCAAGTGGCAGTTGGTAA
- a CDS encoding LemA family protein, which yields MKNLIVVIIVIAALAFGAFKYINSFVALDENVNAKWSQVLNQYKRRAELVPNLVETVKGYAAHEQKIFEDVANARSKSMQVSVDASGLSDEAKMKEFMTAQSSFGLALGRLMAVSENYPELKANQNFLSLQSQLEGTQNRISVAMHDYIEAVKEYNVALRSFPNKFIANTFYPELKPKQNLEISNEEKINPKVSFEK from the coding sequence ATGAAAAATTTAATAGTCGTTATTATAGTTATCGCTGCACTTGCTTTTGGTGCTTTTAAGTATATAAATTCATTTGTTGCACTTGATGAAAATGTAAATGCAAAGTGGTCGCAGGTGTTAAATCAATATAAAAGAAGGGCTGAGCTTGTGCCAAATTTAGTTGAAACTGTAAAAGGCTACGCAGCTCATGAGCAAAAAATTTTTGAAGATGTGGCAAATGCTAGAAGCAAGAGCATGCAAGTAAGCGTTGATGCAAGTGGTCTTAGCGATGAAGCTAAGATGAAAGAATTTATGACAGCACAAAGCTCATTTGGCTTGGCGCTTGGTAGGCTTATGGCAGTTAGCGAGAACTATCCAGAACTAAAAGCAAATCAAAATTTCTTATCTCTTCAGAGTCAGCTTGAAGGTACGCAAAACCGTATAAGCGTAGCAATGCATGATTATATCGAAGCTGTAAAAGAGTATAACGTAGCCCTTAGAAGCTTTCCAAATAAATTTATAGCAAATACTTTTTATCCCGAGCTAAAGCCAAAACAAAATCTTGAAATAAGTAACGAAGAGAAGATAAATCCAAAAGTTTCATTTGAGAAATGA
- a CDS encoding retention module-containing protein — protein MAKEAGVVKFISGKAVAIDQNGNERELKVGDILYMGESIKTSDAADKITIVSNNGKEITIVGNDTLALNQSTIGAEGLADVSDLQNAILNGGDLTKLEETAAGGNTAAGGGDGVSLSDAKFAEGGHYSNINATYRNLSDTNRAFASYDSPISGYNGGDDTIIPSNPLVTFISDLNNDGTLSRVEHARDTNLNTSKVLITIPNDGTVRAGDILNITITKPDGNTENKTIPITPTIISNGYQFDAPIQTGKISKVDATIINFQGNISGRSEDSVTSSGFSAPEVKFTEDNSPDNNLLTYTENAKDGKLNETPVLITVKDVIVGDVLHVTLTKPDGTTEVKNVSIDQNIIDNGYKISNMPVEHGKPSKVEAYVADSTNTMRSAVASDSTTLDVKPTLKFTEDTDDNIYLYDNENKQDNDFRSTTVEITLPKDVVIGDKIVITYTDPLTRQDTTKEISLTQEMIDNQKVNTSLPIFPDVRTSASVHVVDKNNVRKSEESDQDSVMPIGRNLEMTLPEEKTLHEISRQESTDDNEVNKTTARITLPNKIDNGDKLTLTITGPDPDDPVNNPSKTYTREFTIHMDSKGAVTSVTENGTSNVLTPIKASDNQYIINVSGIQLKHGEDTTIKAKVTNLNPNRHTSINEPEVSASLEYVKKPEVIFGEANGTRSMSREQAMSDHDLNSTTVTIKLPKNAVSGDKLTVTIKEPNEATAREIKYTIGKDNNGKFFVKDSDGNKIDTETDGRSFKISGIKTATGLETKVTAEIKDKDGIQHAEDTSTVTISNINDMAVYFKEDADRNVSLTRAESKDADGDLHKTTVVVKVPNNVIAGDVVTVKIDNGTSPKTYKVTGRDPSGKIMLEDTSTHASITASDKNEIEIPGVEIIAGKTINVTTETTDASGGKKAEAQNHNTLEKLHEDMEITFEKDTNNDGILGSTEATGATTIATIKLPSNFVLGDKLIVESHNEDTPNNKTTKTYEIVKDNNGKLIAKNGSEELDITDDTDGNKVVKYTLGLTEDHKTIINAKVTDNTGADKVETNSDITLDAQGSGSGTGFRLFIDEDKDRNGVLSRDEAMKDGNLNTTSAILQIPTTVNSGDTIKVKVNGGAEKTYTVASNDGTNVTIKDAGGSIVALEPGNKLKISNVHIDKDHPAVVEATINGVTKTAKATLESVDTKNLKIEFVEDNASRDNVIDRDEAILDNDIKKTIISVQVPHNVTNGDKIAVTIKEPQANGTTGSRTITYTVSKTANGKISLTDDSDTTHTPHELENNTIKIPGVAMLPGRETSAVATITNGAETTTSSEAKAKLAPLSEAGLSVSIVADKNDNGIISRDESGSKISKVHVSIPGSVVAGDKIDVKITNPNGSILTKHYKVMGKDVNGKITLKNLDDNSQQTLDRDNPLDLNATIAVDKETKAEVTLTDTFGESKTVSDTAHAEIDAIRGIMFNKDIKTSESGERSTTVKVYLNEDARNGDTVEFKYTDPDTHALTKTATHTLSAEDITKGVFEQSLDINARSAYDLEVKATLKTSDSDGLVSKSYEPYKPLHIGVENYTVKFDASKDMKGGEGHDTLVFDKQIVDLRGIANLDSKVESFENLELKGETKIKFNAQNILDITDNPDTVLKIKGGDVDANGNKITKVDLVHKWTEDHSYDTAGFKGYSSIDQINGKTIHIQIDDKIQTDL, from the coding sequence TTGGCTAAAGAAGCTGGAGTAGTAAAATTTATTAGTGGCAAGGCGGTCGCTATCGATCAAAACGGAAACGAGAGAGAGCTAAAAGTAGGTGACATCCTTTATATGGGAGAGAGCATCAAGACAAGTGATGCCGCTGATAAAATAACAATTGTTTCAAATAATGGAAAAGAGATTACGATCGTAGGAAATGATACACTTGCTTTAAATCAAAGTACTATAGGTGCGGAAGGCTTGGCAGATGTTAGTGATTTGCAAAATGCTATTTTAAATGGTGGAGATTTAACAAAACTTGAAGAGACTGCTGCTGGTGGAAACACTGCTGCTGGTGGTGGAGATGGCGTTAGCCTAAGTGATGCTAAATTTGCTGAGGGTGGACACTATTCAAACATTAATGCAACATATAGAAATTTAAGTGATACAAACAGAGCTTTTGCATCATATGATAGCCCAATAAGCGGTTACAATGGTGGAGATGATACTATAATCCCAAGCAATCCTCTTGTAACTTTTATAAGCGATCTTAATAACGATGGTACTTTAAGTAGGGTTGAGCATGCACGCGATACAAATTTAAATACATCAAAAGTTCTTATTACAATTCCAAATGATGGCACAGTAAGGGCCGGAGATATACTAAATATCACTATAACTAAGCCAGATGGTAATACTGAAAATAAAACAATTCCTATCACTCCAACTATCATAAGCAATGGTTATCAGTTTGATGCACCAATACAGACTGGTAAAATTTCAAAAGTTGATGCAACTATTATAAATTTTCAAGGAAATATTAGTGGTAGAAGTGAAGATAGCGTAACTTCAAGTGGCTTTAGTGCTCCAGAGGTTAAATTTACAGAAGATAACAGTCCTGATAATAATCTATTAACATATACTGAAAATGCTAAAGATGGTAAATTAAATGAAACTCCAGTACTTATAACTGTAAAAGATGTGATTGTCGGAGATGTGCTTCACGTGACTTTAACAAAGCCTGATGGCACAACTGAGGTTAAAAATGTATCTATTGATCAAAACATAATAGATAATGGATATAAGATAAGTAATATGCCAGTTGAGCACGGTAAGCCTTCAAAAGTAGAAGCTTACGTAGCAGATAGTACAAACACGATGAGAAGTGCAGTTGCAAGTGACTCTACTACTCTTGATGTAAAACCGACTTTGAAATTTACTGAAGATACAGACGATAATATCTATCTATATGATAATGAAAATAAGCAAGATAACGACTTTAGAAGTACGACAGTAGAAATAACTCTACCAAAAGATGTAGTTATTGGCGATAAAATCGTTATAACTTATACCGATCCATTAACTAGGCAAGATACAACAAAAGAAATTTCTCTTACACAAGAGATGATTGATAATCAAAAGGTAAATACATCTCTTCCGATATTTCCAGATGTAAGAACATCAGCTAGTGTTCATGTGGTAGATAAAAACAATGTTCGAAAAAGTGAAGAGTCAGATCAAGATAGTGTAATGCCTATTGGTAGAAATTTAGAAATGACATTACCAGAGGAAAAGACTCTTCATGAAATTTCAAGACAAGAAAGTACTGATGACAATGAAGTAAATAAAACCACAGCAAGGATTACTCTGCCAAATAAAATTGATAATGGCGATAAGCTTACGCTAACTATTACTGGACCTGATCCTGATGATCCTGTAAATAATCCATCTAAAACTTATACAAGAGAATTTACTATACATATGGATAGTAAAGGTGCTGTGACTAGTGTAACAGAAAATGGAACTTCTAATGTTTTAACGCCTATAAAAGCAAGTGATAATCAATATATCATCAATGTTTCTGGTATCCAACTAAAGCATGGAGAAGATACGACTATTAAGGCCAAAGTTACAAATTTAAATCCAAATAGACATACATCTATAAATGAGCCAGAAGTATCGGCCAGTTTAGAATATGTAAAAAAACCTGAAGTTATCTTTGGAGAGGCTAATGGCACTAGGAGTATGAGTAGAGAGCAAGCTATGAGTGATCATGATCTTAATAGCACAACAGTCACTATAAAGCTTCCTAAAAATGCAGTAAGTGGAGATAAACTAACTGTAACTATAAAAGAGCCAAATGAAGCTACTGCTAGAGAAATAAAATACACTATTGGAAAAGATAATAATGGTAAGTTCTTTGTAAAAGATAGCGATGGCAATAAAATAGATACAGAAACAGATGGTAGAAGCTTTAAAATTTCTGGCATTAAAACAGCAACTGGTCTAGAAACTAAAGTAACAGCCGAGATAAAAGATAAAGATGGTATTCAGCATGCAGAAGATACAAGCACGGTTACTATCTCAAATATAAACGATATGGCAGTATATTTCAAAGAGGATGCTGACCGTAACGTATCTTTAACGAGAGCAGAGAGCAAGGACGCGGATGGCGACCTACATAAAACGACAGTAGTAGTAAAAGTGCCAAATAACGTTATAGCTGGCGATGTGGTAACTGTAAAAATAGATAATGGCACTTCACCTAAAACTTATAAGGTTACAGGTAGAGACCCAAGCGGTAAAATCATGCTAGAAGATACTTCTACTCATGCTTCTATAACTGCAAGTGATAAAAATGAGATAGAAATTCCTGGCGTAGAGATCATTGCTGGCAAGACCATCAATGTAACTACTGAGACCACCGATGCAAGTGGCGGCAAGAAGGCCGAAGCTCAAAATCATAATACTCTTGAAAAGCTTCATGAAGACATGGAGATAACTTTTGAAAAAGATACCAATAATGATGGTATTTTGGGCAGCACAGAGGCAACTGGAGCGACTACTATAGCAACTATCAAGCTTCCTTCAAATTTTGTTTTAGGTGATAAATTAATAGTAGAGTCACACAACGAAGACACACCAAATAATAAAACGACCAAGACATATGAGATAGTAAAAGACAATAACGGCAAATTAATAGCCAAAAATGGTAGTGAAGAGCTTGATATTACCGATGATACTGATGGCAATAAGGTGGTCAAATATACACTTGGCTTAACAGAAGATCATAAGACTATCATTAATGCCAAGGTTACTGATAATACTGGTGCTGATAAGGTTGAGACAAATAGCGATATTACGCTTGATGCTCAAGGTAGCGGTTCTGGAACAGGCTTTAGGCTATTTATTGATGAGGATAAAGATAGAAACGGAGTTCTAAGTAGAGATGAAGCCATGAAGGATGGAAATTTAAATACCACTTCGGCAATACTTCAAATCCCAACCACTGTAAATAGTGGCGATACTATAAAAGTTAAGGTAAATGGTGGGGCAGAGAAAACTTATACCGTTGCTTCAAATGATGGTACAAACGTTACTATAAAAGATGCGGGTGGCAGCATTGTTGCACTTGAGCCAGGAAATAAACTAAAAATTTCTAATGTTCATATAGATAAAGATCATCCAGCAGTGGTTGAAGCTACTATAAATGGAGTAACAAAGACAGCTAAAGCTACATTGGAGTCAGTAGATACTAAAAATTTAAAGATTGAATTTGTTGAAGATAATGCAAGTAGAGACAATGTAATAGACAGAGATGAAGCTATTTTGGACAATGATATAAAAAAGACAATTATAAGCGTTCAGGTGCCGCATAATGTCACAAATGGTGATAAGATAGCAGTAACTATAAAAGAGCCTCAAGCTAATGGCACAACAGGGTCTAGAACCATAACTTATACAGTTTCAAAAACTGCTAATGGTAAAATTTCATTAACAGATGATAGTGATACTACTCATACTCCACATGAACTAGAAAATAACACTATAAAAATTCCTGGCGTTGCTATGCTTCCAGGTCGTGAAACTAGTGCAGTAGCTACTATAACAAATGGTGCTGAGACTACAACTAGCAGCGAAGCAAAAGCTAAACTTGCACCTTTAAGTGAAGCGGGATTAAGTGTAAGCATAGTTGCTGATAAAAATGATAATGGCATTATCTCAAGAGATGAGTCAGGTAGTAAAATTTCAAAGGTTCATGTTTCTATCCCAGGAAGTGTTGTAGCTGGTGATAAGATAGATGTCAAGATAACAAATCCTAACGGATCTATCTTAACTAAACATTATAAAGTTATGGGAAAAGATGTAAATGGAAAAATTACACTTAAAAATTTAGATGATAATTCTCAACAAACGCTTGATAGAGATAATCCACTTGATCTCAATGCTACTATCGCAGTTGATAAAGAAACAAAAGCTGAAGTTACTCTAACTGACACATTTGGTGAGAGCAAAACAGTAAGCGATACGGCACATGCTGAGATCGATGCTATAAGAGGTATCATGTTTAATAAAGATATAAAAACCTCAGAAAGTGGTGAGAGATCTACTACGGTTAAAGTTTATCTTAATGAAGATGCCAGAAATGGAGATACGGTAGAGTTTAAATACACTGATCCAGACACCCATGCATTAACCAAGACTGCAACACATACTTTATCGGCTGAAGATATAACAAAAGGTGTATTCGAGCAATCATTAGATATTAATGCTAGATCAGCTTATGATTTGGAAGTCAAAGCTACTCTTAAGACCTCGGATTCGGACGGTTTAGTGTCTAAGTCTTACGAGCCTTATAAACCACTTCATATAGGCGTTGAAAACTATACGGTTAAATTTGACGCAAGTAAAGATATGAAAGGTGGCGAAGGTCATGATACTTTGGTGTTTGATAAGCAAATAGTTGATCTTAGAGGCATTGCTAATCTTGATTCAAAAGTGGAAAGCTTTGAAAACCTTGAGCTTAAAGGAGAAACAAAGATCAAATTTAATGCACAAAACATCCTTGATATCACTGATAATCCTGACACTGTGCTCAAGATAAAAGGTGGTGATGTTGATGCTAATGGCAATAAAATCACAAAAGTTGATCTAGTTCATAAATGGACTGAAGATCATTCATATGATACTGCTGGATTTAAAGGCTACTCAAGCATAGATCAAATAAATGGAAAAACTATCCATATCCAAATAGACGACAAAATCCAAACCGATCTTTAA